A genomic region of Nymphaea colorata isolate Beijing-Zhang1983 chromosome 2, ASM883128v2, whole genome shotgun sequence contains the following coding sequences:
- the LOC116248597 gene encoding heavy metal-associated isoprenylated plant protein 27-like → MDCDGCERKVKKSIEGMKGVTSIEINRKPHKLTVEGYVEPNKVVERVRKKTGKPAELWPYVPYKLVTQPYAAGTYDKKAPPGYVRDVAAVETPNPDETGLIEEQFTSAFSDENPNACTLM, encoded by the exons ATGGACTGTGACGGCTGCGAAAGAAAGGTGAAGAAGTCCATTGAAGGCATGAAAG GTGTAACATCCATAGAAATTAACAGGAAGCCTCACAAGTTGACAGTAGAAGGGTATGTTGAGCCCAACAAAGTGGTGGAGCGCGTGAGGAAGAAGACCGGAAAGCCAGCGGAGTTGTGGCCTTATGTGCCCTACAAGCTTGTCACGCAACCGTATGCCGCCGGCACCTATGACAAGAAGGCGCCACCGGGCTATGTTCGAGACGTGGCTGCTGTCGAGACCCCGAACCCCGATGAGACTGGTTTGATCGAAGAACAGTTCACCAGTGCTTTCAGTGATGAGAACCCTAATGCATGTACTCTCATGtga